A single region of the Plasmodium reichenowi strain SY57 chromosome 9, whole genome shotgun sequence genome encodes:
- a CDS encoding hypothetical protein (conserved Plasmodium protein, unknown function), producing MIKKAVSLFFIFFLFTIVRASPGNDNNNVNNDGVVHVLSKNIDVKNLQGTFYEIATNASDKIFPGLACRCTKYEFSGLKRDGNLGYVLINFSCARNFIFGEKKSEMTFKLILNKPLDENTTTVEEFNASIYLVQGNQQILLNGNINIIYAELNEQNEFEHLILGGQKSIEPMIIMSKYRTVLLDTYNKLINSLYLAGYEPSLLTWPFIIQTDQTFCD from the exons ATGATTAAAAAAGCAGtttccttattttttatattttttttatttaccATAGTTAGAGCATCCCCAGGAAACGATAATAACAATGTTAACAAT GATGGAGTTGTACATGTTTTAAGTAAAAATATCGACgtaaaaaatttacaaGGTACCTTTTACGAAATAGCTACGAATGCTTCagataaaatatttccAGGTTTAGCATGCAGATGTACAAAGTATGAATTTTCAGGTTTAAAAAGAGATGGTAATTTAGGTTATGtgttaataaatttttcatGTGCTCgtaattttatttttggtGAAAAGAAATCAGAGATGACCTtcaaattaatattaaacaAACCATTAGATGAAAATACAACAACTGTTGAAGAATTTAATGCtagtatatatttagtaCAAGGAAACcaacaaatattattaaatggaaatattaatattatatatgctGAATTAAATGAACAAAACGAATTCGAACATCTTATCTTAGGTGGTCAAAAATCAATAGAACCCATGATCATTATGTCTAAATATAGAACTGTTTTATTAGATacttataataaattaattaacTCTCTTTATTTAGCTGGATATGAACCTTCACTTCTAACATGGCCATTTATCATACAAACAGATCAAACATTCTGTGATTAA